The following are encoded together in the Pedobacter steynii genome:
- a CDS encoding glycerophosphodiester phosphodiesterase family protein yields MKQFNLLLAGFLLLASSCTAQTKNYISFGSVQELRDFLNRKTPGYPLISAHRGGPMKGFPENCIATFENATSYQPVVIEFDVTLSKDSVLVIMHDDKLDRTSNGTGFIRDYTYAELQKLHLKDNFGTLTSYKIPTLTEVLKWGKGKVLFTIDVKRGVPFSKIIEQVRKTQSESNSIVITYNDNQAVEVHKLAPDLMISVSAKYSNDLERLKSKGVPYDRMVAFVGTGGFDQKGFWALHQREISCIMGTMGNLDRRAMTRKNIKYYYMYANSGADMISTDNLIMAGKELNQYRKDKKISSVHVKKIK; encoded by the coding sequence ATGAAACAATTTAATCTGCTTCTGGCAGGCTTTCTTTTGCTTGCCTCATCTTGTACTGCACAAACAAAAAACTACATTTCTTTTGGGAGCGTTCAGGAACTAAGAGACTTTTTGAACAGAAAGACACCAGGATATCCGCTGATCAGCGCACATAGAGGCGGGCCTATGAAAGGTTTTCCTGAAAACTGTATTGCAACTTTTGAAAATGCGACAAGCTATCAACCCGTAGTTATTGAGTTTGACGTGACATTGAGTAAAGACTCTGTGTTGGTGATCATGCATGATGATAAACTGGATAGAACCAGTAACGGAACTGGATTTATCCGGGACTATACTTATGCGGAGTTACAGAAACTCCACTTAAAAGACAATTTCGGAACATTAACGTCCTATAAGATCCCTACTTTAACTGAGGTGCTGAAATGGGGGAAAGGAAAAGTGTTGTTTACCATTGATGTAAAAAGGGGAGTTCCTTTTTCGAAAATCATTGAACAAGTCCGCAAAACGCAATCTGAATCCAATTCTATCGTCATTACCTATAATGATAACCAGGCCGTAGAAGTGCATAAGCTGGCCCCTGATCTGATGATTTCTGTTTCAGCAAAATATAGTAATGATTTAGAAAGGCTAAAATCTAAAGGTGTTCCATACGACAGGATGGTTGCATTTGTCGGAACTGGTGGGTTCGATCAAAAAGGCTTTTGGGCATTGCATCAGAGGGAAATCTCCTGTATTATGGGAACAATGGGTAACCTGGATCGGCGGGCGATGACCAGGAAAAACATAAAATACTATTACATGTACGCAAATAGTGGTGCAGATATGATTTCCACGGATAACCTAATCATGGCCGGTAAGGAATTGAATCAATATAGAAAAGATAAAAAGATCAGTTCTGTACACGTTAAAAAAATAAAATAA
- a CDS encoding ATP-binding cassette domain-containing protein has translation MSIQVSTLAKHYGQQKAVDGISFEAKPGKILGFLGPNGAGKSTTMRMLTGYLKPTSGSAEICGFDTRKDSLEVRRVMGYLPENTPLYADMYVQEFLLFVANTYQLKDAALRVKETIETVGLSPEQHKKISMLSKGYRQRVGLAQAIIHNPQVLILDEPTSGLDPNQLTDIRELIKQLGKDKTVILSTHIMQEVEAICDEVVIINNGKIVANATITDLKREHQMTSLEDIFRKLTS, from the coding sequence TTGAGCATTCAGGTAAGCACATTGGCCAAACATTACGGTCAGCAGAAAGCAGTAGATGGAATTAGCTTTGAAGCTAAACCAGGGAAAATTCTTGGCTTTTTAGGTCCGAATGGTGCGGGGAAATCTACCACCATGAGGATGCTGACGGGCTACCTGAAACCCACATCAGGCAGCGCAGAGATTTGTGGTTTTGATACCCGGAAAGATAGTCTTGAAGTCAGGCGTGTGATGGGCTACCTGCCGGAAAATACACCGCTATATGCAGATATGTATGTGCAGGAGTTTTTATTATTCGTAGCCAATACTTATCAATTGAAAGATGCGGCACTGCGTGTAAAAGAAACTATAGAAACAGTAGGCCTCTCTCCGGAACAACATAAAAAGATTTCCATGTTATCTAAAGGGTACCGACAGAGAGTTGGGCTGGCCCAGGCAATTATCCATAATCCGCAGGTATTGATTCTTGATGAGCCAACCTCAGGACTGGATCCAAATCAACTGACCGACATCAGGGAATTGATCAAACAGCTTGGGAAAGACAAGACGGTAATCCTTTCCACGCATATCATGCAGGAAGTAGAAGCGATCTGCGATGAAGTGGTCATCATCAACAACGGTAAAATTGTAGCCAATGCTACAATAACTGATCTTAAAAGAGAACACCAAATGACTTCTTTAGAGGATATTTTCAGGAAATTGACCTCCTGA
- a CDS encoding outer membrane beta-barrel protein: MKKLFLLTAIVGIFAFTNASAQKDAAMNGPKLGIGADFAFPMGDFGDISKFGVGGSLLYQHPVAPNLNLTASAGYLSFKYKDIIGGGNSGFVPVKVGARYFVAENFYLNGELGASFGTGDFNDGTAFVYSPGIGVEFPVADKSSIDLGARYEGWSNNGTLSFIGLRAAFNFGL; the protein is encoded by the coding sequence ATGAAAAAATTATTTTTACTAACAGCAATCGTAGGTATTTTCGCATTCACTAACGCTAGTGCACAAAAAGATGCTGCAATGAATGGCCCTAAGTTAGGTATAGGTGCTGATTTCGCGTTTCCAATGGGTGACTTTGGTGATATTTCCAAATTTGGTGTTGGAGGATCGTTATTGTACCAACATCCAGTTGCTCCAAATTTGAACTTAACAGCAAGTGCTGGTTATTTGAGCTTCAAATATAAGGACATCATTGGAGGTGGAAATTCTGGTTTTGTTCCTGTGAAAGTAGGTGCGAGATATTTTGTAGCTGAAAACTTTTATTTGAACGGAGAACTAGGTGCTTCATTTGGAACAGGAGATTTTAACGATGGAACTGCTTTCGTTTACTCACCTGGTATCGGTGTTGAGTTTCCTGTAGCTGACAAATCTTCTATTGACTTAGGTGCTCGTTATGAAGGATGGTCTAATAATGGAACACTTTCATTCATTGGTCTAAGAGCTGCATTTAACTTCGGTTTGTAG
- a CDS encoding outer membrane beta-barrel protein, with product MKKRLLLATIAAFFTVKTSMAQTGDPAMEGSKFGLGADFAFPMGAFKDQTNYGVGASLLYQHPIAKNLNITGNVGYLELQGKKTIINLKYTEGFIPVKAGARYFLAENIYGGAELGVSISTASGNGSGTSFIYVPSAGVEFPVSDTGSVDVGIRYESWTRSSNTRSFIGIRAGYNF from the coding sequence TTGAAAAAGCGATTATTGCTGGCAACAATTGCCGCATTTTTTACAGTTAAGACGAGTATGGCTCAAACCGGTGATCCAGCAATGGAAGGATCTAAATTCGGACTTGGTGCTGATTTTGCCTTTCCTATGGGAGCTTTTAAAGACCAGACAAATTATGGAGTTGGAGCTTCCCTTTTATACCAGCATCCCATTGCCAAAAACCTAAACATTACCGGAAATGTCGGCTACCTGGAATTACAGGGAAAGAAGACGATTATAAATCTTAAATATACGGAAGGATTCATACCAGTAAAGGCCGGTGCCAGGTACTTTCTTGCAGAAAATATCTACGGAGGAGCTGAACTTGGGGTCTCCATTTCCACAGCCAGTGGTAATGGTAGCGGAACTTCATTTATTTATGTCCCTTCTGCAGGAGTGGAATTTCCGGTATCGGATACGGGATCTGTCGATGTGGGTATCCGTTATGAAAGCTGGACCAGAAGTAGCAATACCCGTTCTTTTATTGGTATCAGAGCAGGATATAATTTTTAA
- the gldF gene encoding gliding motility-associated ABC transporter permease subunit GldF: MYAVFKRELFSLLNSLMAYITIGVFLLACGLLLWFFPDTSILEYGYAELSSFFNLAPFLFLFLIPAITMRSFAEERREGTYILLATRPLTDWQIIMAKYLACFVLVLFALIPTLIYCYSVSKLALPAGNIDTGAIIGSYIGLLLLSAAFLAVGIFASSITKNQVVAFALAVFVCFIAYSGFDAMSQIFGFRAIENILLNLSVNEHYQSMGRGVLDTRDLIYFLTFVLAFLGLTKLVIGGRKW, translated from the coding sequence ATGTACGCCGTATTTAAAAGGGAATTGTTTAGCTTGTTGAACTCGCTGATGGCTTATATTACCATCGGGGTTTTTCTATTGGCCTGTGGGTTGTTGTTGTGGTTTTTTCCAGATACTTCGATCCTGGAATATGGGTATGCTGAGCTCAGCAGCTTTTTTAACCTAGCCCCCTTTTTGTTTCTGTTCCTTATCCCCGCCATCACCATGCGCTCTTTTGCAGAAGAAAGAAGGGAGGGGACCTATATTTTACTTGCAACCAGACCGCTTACCGACTGGCAGATTATAATGGCCAAATACCTGGCCTGTTTTGTACTGGTACTCTTCGCCTTGATTCCTACTTTGATCTATTGTTATTCCGTATCAAAACTGGCTTTACCAGCAGGTAATATTGATACCGGAGCTATTATCGGCTCATATATAGGTTTGTTGTTGCTCAGTGCTGCATTCCTTGCGGTAGGTATCTTTGCCTCTTCAATCACAAAAAATCAGGTCGTCGCATTCGCCCTGGCAGTATTCGTTTGTTTTATTGCCTACAGCGGATTTGATGCCATGAGCCAGATTTTTGGCTTTCGTGCAATCGAAAATATACTGCTGAATTTAAGTGTAAATGAACATTATCAATCTATGGGCAGAGGAGTTCTGGATACCAGGGATCTGATTTATTTCCTCACTTTCGTGTTGGCGTTCCTGGGCTTGACTAAACTGGTGATAGGAGGTCGTAAATGGTAA